From Helicobacter sp. MIT 05-5293, one genomic window encodes:
- a CDS encoding aminotransferase class I/II-fold pyridoxal phosphate-dependent enzyme, with translation MANLTHQNFSQSTLALHAAYQYDTQRTLSVPIYQNTAYSFESLAQAAARFGLQELGNIYTRLTNPTNEILGNRLAAVEGGAFGVVTASGSSSVFTSLVNCAQAGDNIAFSNKIYGGSQTLLVHVLKRFGIEARVFDIDNIQGTLPQVIDDKTKAIFFESLSNPQIAIADVEQITTIAKKHKIISICDNTVATPYLHRPFEYGVDVVVYSLSKYINGQGSALGGAIIERNGLNELIKDNPRYPAYNTPDESYHGLVYASLPLPIFSIRVITEWLRNLGATLSPQNAWIILQGLETLELRIKKHSNNALEVAKFLESHPRVKSVSYPGLSSNPYHTLLKKYFKDSQSSGLLSFEAQSYEEAQKICNSLEIFAIVANIGDSKSLIIHPASTTHSQLSAKELESADITPCTVRLSIGLENVQDLIADLKKAIEA, from the coding sequence ATGGCAAATCTAACTCATCAAAACTTTTCGCAAAGCACTCTTGCTTTGCATGCGGCATATCAGTATGACACACAGCGCACTTTGAGTGTGCCGATTTATCAAAACACCGCTTACAGCTTTGAATCTCTCGCTCAAGCGGCAGCACGATTTGGTCTTCAAGAATTGGGCAATATCTACACGCGTTTGACAAATCCTACTAATGAGATTCTGGGTAATCGTCTAGCAGCGGTTGAAGGCGGTGCGTTTGGTGTGGTTACAGCAAGTGGCTCATCATCGGTTTTTACTTCGCTTGTTAATTGTGCGCAAGCTGGTGATAACATCGCATTTTCAAATAAAATCTATGGAGGCTCACAAACGCTTTTAGTCCATGTGCTAAAACGATTTGGCATTGAAGCGCGTGTTTTTGATATTGATAATATTCAAGGCACACTCCCTCAAGTGATTGACGATAAGACAAAGGCGATTTTCTTTGAATCTCTCTCCAATCCACAAATTGCAATTGCCGATGTAGAGCAAATCACCACCATTGCTAAAAAGCATAAAATTATCAGTATTTGTGATAATACCGTGGCTACGCCTTATTTGCATCGCCCTTTTGAATACGGTGTCGATGTGGTAGTGTATAGTTTGAGTAAATACATCAATGGACAAGGCAGCGCGTTAGGTGGAGCGATCATCGAACGCAATGGTTTGAATGAGCTTATCAAAGATAATCCTCGCTATCCTGCGTATAATACACCTGATGAAAGCTATCATGGGCTTGTGTATGCGAGTTTGCCCTTGCCGATTTTCTCTATCCGTGTGATTACTGAATGGCTAAGGAATCTTGGTGCGACACTTTCTCCGCAAAATGCTTGGATTATTTTACAAGGGCTTGAAACATTGGAATTGCGTATCAAAAAACACTCTAATAATGCGCTTGAGGTCGCGAAATTTTTAGAATCTCACCCACGCGTTAAAAGCGTAAGCTATCCGGGATTGTCAAGTAATCCTTATCATACTTTGCTTAAAAAGTATTTCAAAGATTCTCAAAGTTCGGGGCTTTTGAGCTTTGAAGCACAAAGCTACGAAGAAGCACAAAAGATTTGCAATTCACTTGAAATCTTTGCCATTGTTGCAAATATTGGTGATAGTAAGTCGCTTATCATTCACCCTGCTTCAACGACACATTCACAGCTAAGCGCGAAAGAATTAGAATCTGCTGATATTACCCCTTGCACAGTGCGCCTAAGCATTGGCTTAGAAAATGTGCAAGATTTGATCGCAGATTTGAAAAAGGCGATTGAGGCTTAA
- a CDS encoding anaerobic C4-dicarboxylate transporter encodes MDIILLILQVAVLLGAIFLGIRLGGMAIGYAGGFGVVVLCLVLGMKPGDIPWDVILIIMSVIAAIAAMQLAGGLDYMVQVAEKILRKNPKHINYLAPTVTYFLTFLAGTGHTAFSMIPVIVEVAKEQNIKPSAPLSIAVVSSQIAITASPVSAAVVYMSGALEPFGWSYPGLLGIWLITTFCAVMLTAFIVSKFFPLDLSKDPIYQERLKAGLVKPSVGASNMQLKKGAKLSVGIFLGGVVLVVLYATSISDIVRKPFLDFLSGIIANSNGEGFMASVATFMKGYIDPVRLPRDGAIMSFMLGIAALIAIFCKVETGKLFEASTFKAGMTACVCVLGVAWLGNTFVAGYKQQIGDLAGALVGDYPALLAVALFFASMLLYSQAATAKAIMPVVIGALGISAVNPGDSYILVASFAAVSALFVLPTYPTLLGAVQMDDTGSTRIGKYVFNHSFLIPGVVAVALSVALGFVVAPIFA; translated from the coding sequence ATGGATATTATTTTACTAATTTTACAAGTTGCGGTATTGCTGGGGGCGATTTTCTTAGGGATTCGCTTAGGCGGTATGGCTATTGGTTATGCTGGGGGATTTGGTGTCGTGGTGCTTTGCCTCGTGCTAGGAATGAAGCCGGGCGATATTCCTTGGGATGTGATTTTGATCATTATGTCCGTGATTGCAGCTATTGCAGCAATGCAGCTTGCGGGTGGGCTTGATTATATGGTGCAAGTCGCAGAAAAGATTTTGCGTAAAAATCCTAAGCATATCAATTACCTTGCACCAACGGTTACTTACTTCTTGACATTTTTAGCAGGGACAGGACACACAGCCTTTTCAATGATCCCCGTCATCGTAGAAGTAGCAAAAGAACAAAACATTAAGCCCTCTGCTCCTTTGTCAATTGCGGTTGTGTCAAGTCAAATCGCTATTACTGCGAGTCCCGTAAGTGCCGCAGTGGTGTATATGAGTGGCGCATTAGAACCTTTTGGTTGGAGCTATCCGGGCTTACTTGGAATCTGGCTTATCACAACTTTTTGTGCTGTGATGCTTACTGCGTTTATCGTAAGTAAATTTTTCCCGCTTGATTTGAGCAAAGATCCTATTTACCAAGAACGACTTAAAGCTGGGCTTGTCAAACCTTCTGTGGGTGCATCAAATATGCAGCTTAAAAAAGGCGCAAAACTTTCTGTGGGTATTTTCCTTGGTGGTGTGGTTTTGGTCGTGCTTTATGCGACTTCGATTTCAGACATCGTTCGCAAACCTTTTTTAGACTTTTTAAGTGGAATTATTGCAAATAGCAATGGGGAAGGCTTTATGGCAAGTGTTGCAACATTTATGAAAGGCTATATTGATCCTGTGCGCTTACCTCGAGATGGAGCGATTATGAGCTTTATGTTGGGTATTGCTGCGTTGATTGCGATTTTCTGTAAAGTAGAGACAGGCAAGCTTTTTGAAGCAAGCACATTTAAAGCAGGTATGACTGCATGTGTGTGTGTGCTAGGTGTAGCATGGCTTGGGAATACCTTTGTGGCTGGCTATAAACAACAAATTGGTGATTTGGCTGGAGCATTGGTCGGAGATTATCCTGCACTTTTGGCAGTGGCTCTTTTCTTTGCAAGTATGCTTCTTTATTCACAAGCAGCGACTGCAAAAGCTATTATGCCAGTCGTAATTGGTGCGTTGGGAATCAGCGCAGTAAATCCAGGCGATTCATATATCTTAGTCGCTAGTTTTGCAGCAGTTTCAGCCCTCTTTGTGTTGCCTACTTATCCTACACTTCTAGGTGCGGTGCAAATGGACGACACAGGCTCAACAAGAATCGGTAAATATGTTTTCAACCATAGTTTCCTTATCCCGGGTGTTGTCGCTGTGGCATTATCTGTAGCGTTAGGATTTGTGGTCGCTCCCATTTTTGCCTAA
- the aspA gene encoding aspartate ammonia-lyase, whose product MGKRVEHDFIGELEIDDSVYYGVQTFRALQNFNITGDKLSGYPSFIKAFAQVKKAACLANFELKLLDEKKKDAICKACDKLIAGEYRDQFVVDMIQGGAGTSTNMNTNEVVANLALEIMGYKKGDYQHCHPNDHVNLSQSTNDAYPTAIHVALYDELSALAKDMEVLKASFEKKSQEFKNVLKMGRTQLQDAVPMTLGQEFHTFAVMMGEDISRVLEARELITEINMGGTAIGTGINSDPKYPKIVETKLKEITGHPFKTASDLIEATQDTGAYVQVSGVLKRVAVKLSKVCNDLRLLSSGPRAGLNEINLPKMQPGSSIMPGKVNPVIPEVANQVCYAVIGNDVTVSFASEGGQLQLNVFEPVIAYGLFNSISMMRNAMLTLAHKCVDGITANEKVCKDFVFNSIGIVTSLNPYIGYENSASIAKESLNTGKSVYDIALERGLLTKEQLDEIFQPANMLNPHMSAEDKAKFKQHS is encoded by the coding sequence ATGGGAAAACGTGTAGAACACGATTTTATCGGTGAATTAGAAATTGACGATAGTGTGTATTATGGTGTGCAAACTTTCAGAGCTTTGCAAAATTTTAATATCACGGGTGATAAATTAAGCGGTTACCCAAGTTTCATCAAAGCTTTTGCGCAAGTAAAGAAAGCAGCTTGTTTGGCAAACTTTGAGCTTAAATTGCTTGATGAAAAGAAAAAGGACGCTATTTGTAAAGCGTGCGACAAACTTATTGCTGGTGAATATCGCGATCAATTTGTGGTAGATATGATACAAGGTGGTGCAGGCACAAGCACAAATATGAATACAAATGAAGTTGTGGCAAACCTTGCACTAGAAATCATGGGATACAAAAAAGGTGATTATCAACACTGCCACCCTAATGATCATGTCAATCTCTCTCAATCAACTAATGACGCTTATCCTACAGCAATCCATGTGGCTCTTTATGATGAGCTTTCTGCATTGGCAAAAGATATGGAAGTGCTTAAAGCATCATTTGAAAAAAAATCACAAGAATTTAAAAATGTCCTCAAAATGGGACGCACACAGCTTCAAGATGCTGTGCCTATGACTTTGGGACAAGAATTTCATACTTTTGCGGTGATGATGGGTGAAGATATTTCGCGTGTTTTAGAAGCACGAGAGCTTATCACTGAAATCAATATGGGTGGAACAGCCATTGGGACAGGGATTAATTCCGATCCTAAATACCCCAAAATCGTAGAAACAAAACTCAAAGAAATCACAGGACACCCTTTCAAAACAGCAAGTGATTTAATTGAAGCGACACAAGACACAGGTGCGTATGTGCAAGTAAGCGGTGTGCTTAAAAGAGTAGCAGTGAAACTTTCAAAAGTGTGTAATGACTTGCGACTTTTGAGTTCTGGACCACGCGCTGGGTTAAATGAAATCAATCTTCCTAAAATGCAACCCGGAAGCTCTATTATGCCCGGTAAAGTCAATCCTGTGATTCCTGAAGTCGCAAACCAAGTATGTTACGCAGTTATCGGTAATGATGTAACCGTGAGCTTTGCAAGTGAGGGAGGGCAACTCCAACTCAATGTGTTTGAACCCGTTATCGCGTATGGTTTGTTCAACTCTATCTCAATGATGCGCAACGCAATGCTTACTCTTGCACATAAATGCGTTGATGGCATCACTGCAAATGAAAAAGTATGTAAAGATTTTGTATTTAACAGCATCGGTATCGTTACTTCACTTAATCCTTATATCGGTTATGAAAATTCTGCATCAATCGCTAAAGAATCTCTTAACACCGGAAAAAGCGTCTATGATATTGCTTTGGAAAGAGGTCTCTTGACAAAAGAACAGCTTGATGAGATTTTCCAACCTGCCAATATGCTTAATCCACATATGAGTGCCGAAGACAAGGCGAAATTTAAACAACATTCTTAA
- a CDS encoding glycosyltransferase family 4 protein, which produces MKLLLTIADISTTGGAERVCVNLANAFSEMGHQVEILSFYKANETLRFAIHQNIKIHIWHNMPEPQHRQNMTRYFYPLSKIYYRKLYKFFFSFQVSRKFCDFDVMIANSDLYVPFLRHKNAQYIRLIHESFSCHARNRSLRLYETLVILSSKEIATWKSYFKDVRVIPNFLTFIPPPRYNPIQQRILSAGRLSNEKGFLRLIDIWAKVQDSIYSAYSHLKDWKLIIVGGGDLKETIEAKINNQNLQDSIILRPFTQNIESEYLQADIVAMASHREGFGLVLAEASSYALPCVAFDVKTGPSDIIESGKSGYLIEDNDLESFAQKLIELMNDESKRKAMGLNARQKMQDCFSKEAIMPLWEALLEKHK; this is translated from the coding sequence ATGAAACTCCTTCTCACAATAGCTGATATTAGCACTACAGGCGGAGCTGAACGCGTATGTGTGAATCTCGCTAATGCCTTTAGTGAAATGGGACATCAAGTCGAGATACTAAGTTTTTATAAAGCAAACGAAACTTTGCGCTTTGCTATCCATCAAAATATCAAGATTCATATATGGCATAATATGCCAGAACCCCAGCATAGGCAAAATATGACTCGATATTTTTATCCGTTGTCTAAAATTTATTACAGAAAGCTTTATAAATTCTTCTTTAGTTTTCAAGTGTCCCGAAAATTTTGTGATTTTGATGTGATGATTGCAAATAGCGATCTTTATGTGCCTTTTTTGAGACATAAGAATGCGCAATACATAAGGCTTATCCACGAGTCGTTTAGTTGTCATGCGCGTAATCGTTCTTTGCGTTTGTATGAAACTCTTGTCATTCTATCTTCCAAAGAGATTGCTACTTGGAAAAGCTATTTTAAAGATGTTAGGGTAATCCCTAACTTCTTGACATTTATCCCCCCCCCCCGTTACAATCCTATTCAGCAAAGGATATTATCCGCAGGACGCTTGAGTAATGAAAAAGGATTCTTGCGACTGATTGATATTTGGGCAAAAGTGCAAGATTCTATCTATAGTGCGTATAGTCATTTAAAGGATTGGAAGCTGATTATTGTCGGTGGCGGAGATCTTAAAGAAACCATAGAGGCAAAAATCAACAATCAGAATCTGCAAGATTCTATTATCCTTAGACCCTTTACGCAAAATATAGAATCTGAATATTTGCAAGCAGACATTGTTGCTATGGCAAGTCATCGCGAAGGGTTTGGGTTGGTATTGGCAGAAGCAAGCAGCTATGCCTTGCCTTGTGTCGCCTTTGATGTCAAAACAGGTCCGAGTGATATTATAGAATCTGGCAAGAGTGGCTATTTAATCGAAGATAATGACTTAGAATCTTTTGCACAAAAACTCATAGAGCTTATGAATGATGAATCTAAACGCAAAGCAATGGGACTAAATGCACGACAAAAAATGCAAGATTGCTTTTCCAAAGAAGCCATTATGCCTTTATGGGAGGCATTGCTAGAAAAGCATAAATGA
- a CDS encoding TonB-dependent receptor, whose product MNITKIIRGGGALIVFLGANAYALEDSSKTYDLGRIEKVDSQNSKITDYNPTVTTITSEDIANSSSNNIAEALRFTPGMFYEPAAGSRGEPSIGIRGYSSTHIGLFIDGIPVHSVYDRQTDWSQFSSFGISEIDISKGYTSPIYGMNTLGGAVNIITSKPKDKLEIDARYGFVANNENQVNLSVGTNMGKWYAQASYAYTDRDSLNLSHNFKTTQLQPTKSDKINSNYTNHTLRAKVGWEPNENHEYSLNVIYQKGEKGGMISANGTSANLWDWPNYDKTTVYLLGNSYFTDKLSLNSRLYYDSFYNNLTVKGAWDGSSINKIDKWAGAKIDTNNPYVSIYDDWALGGIFTLGYEFDERKNLKVGLNLRSDTHKDETTYKCANGVSDCNENDPMDINTKLSDFSTSIFAEYTQRVSQLFRFALNGSYDRNDMLKAVVKNTDDKTYSMQGWTLQGIAYADLSDWAILHLNIGKKSKLPTLKERYSTTWGNRTPNPNLAPESALNYEIGANFDYQSTKASIAVFYNDINDMLISVEDTSNSCNEGSNCTKLTNAKEGYSYGAEIALNQGFWQDRINLGINYSYVQRKATNKDGTSYGVDGSRILDYPNHIANVTFLINPWKPLDVIANATYQSPQWYTSGKGASMTYAQNNDIFLLDLKLNYRVINGLQLSLGAYNLLDRNYYYGAGYYMAGRRVFASIEYKF is encoded by the coding sequence ATGAACATCACTAAAATCATACGAGGGGGGGGGGCATTAATTGTCTTCTTAGGCGCGAATGCTTATGCGTTAGAAGATTCTAGTAAGACTTACGACTTAGGACGAATCGAAAAAGTCGATTCTCAAAATTCAAAAATCACCGATTACAATCCCACGGTTACAACAATCACATCTGAAGACATTGCCAATTCTAGCTCAAACAATATCGCCGAGGCGTTGCGCTTTACGCCCGGTATGTTTTATGAGCCTGCCGCTGGTTCTAGGGGAGAGCCAAGCATCGGTATTCGCGGATACAGCTCTACACATATCGGGCTATTTATTGACGGAATCCCTGTGCATAGTGTTTATGATCGCCAAACTGACTGGTCGCAATTTAGCTCATTTGGCATCTCTGAAATCGATATTTCTAAGGGCTACACTTCGCCGATTTATGGTATGAATACCTTAGGAGGAGCGGTGAATATCATCACTTCCAAGCCCAAAGACAAGCTTGAGATTGATGCGCGTTATGGCTTTGTCGCAAATAATGAGAATCAAGTCAATCTCTCTGTGGGGACAAATATGGGTAAATGGTATGCTCAAGCGAGCTATGCCTACACTGATAGAGATTCTCTTAATCTCTCGCATAACTTTAAAACGACACAACTCCAGCCTACAAAATCCGATAAAATCAATTCAAACTATACCAATCATACTTTGCGCGCTAAAGTCGGCTGGGAGCCGAATGAAAATCACGAATATTCGCTCAATGTGATTTATCAAAAGGGCGAAAAGGGCGGTATGATCTCTGCTAATGGGACAAGTGCGAATCTGTGGGATTGGCCAAATTACGACAAAACCACCGTGTATTTACTCGGCAACTCTTACTTCACCGATAAGCTTTCTTTGAATTCTCGTTTGTATTATGATAGTTTTTATAATAATCTTACGGTAAAAGGTGCTTGGGACGGAAGCTCTATTAATAAAATAGATAAATGGGCAGGTGCGAAAATTGATACCAACAATCCTTATGTCTCAATTTACGATGATTGGGCTTTGGGTGGGATTTTCACACTCGGCTATGAGTTTGATGAGCGGAAGAATCTTAAAGTGGGGCTAAACCTCCGATCGGATACACATAAAGATGAGACTACTTATAAATGTGCAAATGGTGTAAGTGATTGTAATGAAAATGACCCTATGGATATTAATACTAAACTATCAGATTTTAGCACGAGTATTTTTGCAGAATACACCCAACGCGTGAGCCAACTCTTCCGCTTTGCGCTGAATGGTAGCTATGACCGCAATGATATGCTTAAGGCAGTAGTAAAAAACACCGATGATAAGACTTATTCGATGCAGGGCTGGACATTGCAAGGGATTGCTTATGCAGATTTAAGTGACTGGGCGATTTTGCACCTTAATATCGGGAAAAAGTCCAAACTCCCCACGCTTAAAGAACGATACAGCACGACTTGGGGAAATCGCACACCTAATCCAAACCTAGCCCCTGAATCTGCGCTCAATTATGAAATCGGCGCAAATTTCGACTACCAATCGACTAAAGCCTCTATTGCGGTATTTTATAATGACATCAACGATATGCTAATCTCTGTGGAAGATACTAGTAATAGCTGTAACGAGGGAAGTAACTGCACCAAGCTCACTAATGCTAAAGAGGGTTATTCTTATGGTGCAGAAATCGCGCTCAATCAAGGATTCTGGCAGGATCGCATTAATCTAGGTATCAATTATTCCTATGTCCAAAGAAAGGCAACCAACAAAGATGGCACTAGCTATGGAGTCGATGGCTCACGAATCTTGGATTATCCTAATCATATTGCGAATGTTACATTCCTTATCAACCCATGGAAGCCTTTAGATGTGATTGCCAATGCGACTTACCAAAGCCCACAATGGTATACTTCTGGAAAAGGAGCAAGTATGACCTATGCACAAAACAACGATATTTTCTTGCTTGATTTAAAGCTCAATTATCGTGTGATTAATGGCTTACAACTCTCTCTCGGTGCGTATAACTTACTCGATAGGAATTATTACTATGGTGCAGGTTATTATATGGCAGGACGCAGAGTGTTTGCAAGTATCGAGTATAAATTCTAA
- a CDS encoding HDOD domain-containing protein, with protein MNELLLKTIDNLPPLPDTVIKLQQYIDSAGSDVSIQGVVDIISKDPLLTVDLLKLANSPFYGLSREVSTLNQVVSLLGVGNVKNVAIANSLRSGFKVNVSPYGLDTSEFLASCSREVDFISTWFENERKMAQVLVPCAMLLRLGIILFANTLIQSGKDKDFLSALKENDFKDIATVETEFIGVDHLSFLGFLFDHWNFDELLIQSVAYITMPHAASDEIKKNAYALAITNRIFAPYQGGNPYNVQEALALIKEAGEQNVKLDKERFLEILPPEAKENLYKEVEE; from the coding sequence ATGAATGAACTTTTACTTAAAACGATTGATAATTTACCTCCTTTACCCGACACTGTGATTAAGCTACAACAATATATCGATTCTGCTGGATCAGATGTGAGCATACAAGGTGTGGTTGATATTATTTCCAAAGATCCGCTTTTAACCGTGGATTTGTTAAAACTTGCAAATTCCCCTTTTTATGGGCTTTCTCGTGAAGTCTCTACATTGAATCAAGTCGTATCTTTGCTAGGAGTAGGTAATGTCAAAAATGTAGCGATTGCAAATTCACTAAGAAGCGGTTTTAAAGTAAATGTTTCTCCTTATGGGCTTGATACTTCAGAATTTTTGGCAAGCTGTAGCAGAGAAGTGGATTTTATTTCTACATGGTTTGAAAATGAGCGGAAAATGGCTCAAGTGCTTGTCCCTTGCGCAATGTTATTGCGTTTGGGAATAATCCTCTTTGCAAACACTCTTATCCAATCAGGCAAGGACAAGGATTTTCTTAGCGCGCTTAAAGAGAATGATTTTAAAGATATTGCCACCGTGGAGACAGAATTTATAGGCGTTGATCACTTGTCATTTTTGGGCTTTTTGTTTGATCACTGGAATTTTGATGAGTTGCTTATCCAAAGTGTAGCTTATATTACAATGCCCCATGCAGCTTCAGATGAGATAAAGAAAAATGCCTATGCTTTAGCAATCACAAATCGGATATTTGCCCCTTATCAAGGTGGGAATCCTTACAATGTCCAAGAAGCTTTAGCGTTAATCAAAGAGGCGGGCGAACAAAATGTCAAGCTTGACAAAGAACGTTTCCTTGAGATACTGCCTCCTGAAGCGAAAGAAAATCTCTATAAAGAAGTAGAGGAATAG
- the metA gene encoding homoserine O-succinyltransferase: MPLIIPEQIPAYQFLQKSAFVMGAERAIHQDIRPLEVLIINLMPTKIETENQILSLLANSPLQVNITLLTTQSYIGKNTPQSHLDRFYVNFEDINGRNFDGAIVTGAPIEHLAYEEVKYWDELVGIMSYLRCHCTSTLYLCWGAMAGLYYFHRIDKISLPQKLFGIFDHYVCEDDVLLSGLDEVVRIPHSRHSGIDELALARKNDLKVLLRGEQSGTSMLRDSQDVFILGHPEYTKETLYNEYQRDLSKGLSIESPQNYFNTHGQIVFSWRSSASVIFSNWLNFSVYQDTPFILH; encoded by the coding sequence ATGCCATTGATTATCCCAGAGCAAATTCCTGCGTATCAATTTTTACAAAAAAGTGCTTTTGTGATGGGGGCAGAGCGGGCGATTCACCAAGATATTCGTCCGCTTGAAGTTTTGATTATCAATTTGATGCCGACTAAAATCGAGACAGAAAATCAGATTCTCTCACTTCTTGCGAATTCGCCTTTGCAGGTGAATATTACCCTGCTCACAACGCAAAGCTATATAGGCAAAAACACGCCACAAAGCCATTTGGATAGATTCTATGTAAATTTTGAAGATATTAATGGGCGAAACTTTGATGGTGCGATTGTAACAGGTGCGCCTATCGAACATTTGGCGTATGAAGAAGTCAAGTATTGGGACGAGCTTGTCGGCATTATGTCGTATTTGCGATGCCATTGCACAAGCACGCTTTATTTGTGTTGGGGAGCAATGGCAGGGCTTTATTATTTTCATCGTATTGACAAGATTTCTTTACCACAAAAGCTTTTTGGTATTTTTGATCATTATGTGTGCGAAGATGATGTGCTTTTAAGTGGGCTTGATGAGGTCGTAAGAATCCCTCATTCTAGGCATTCAGGCATTGATGAGCTTGCCTTAGCACGCAAAAATGACCTCAAAGTCTTGCTTCGTGGAGAACAAAGCGGGACAAGTATGCTGCGAGATTCTCAAGATGTCTTTATCTTAGGACACCCCGAATACACGAAAGAAACGCTTTATAACGAGTATCAGCGAGATTTAAGCAAAGGACTTAGCATAGAATCCCCGCAAAACTATTTTAATACGCATGGGCAAATTGTCTTTTCTTGGCGTTCTAGTGCGAGTGTGATTTTTAGCAATTGGCTTAATTTCTCTGTGTATCAAGACACACCTTTTATCTTGCACTAG
- a CDS encoding ABC transporter substrate-binding protein — MKNILLGFVAFLLIACSDNASEKQTNIPHKEPQQTRVIKAFGMNPPLTVLLEILNPEGMVGLNYKPYPEDIVFMPPNIADLPVLGHMGDRSALFEAIAQLKPDVVFFSDTTPLEVLEPYEKVGIKVVRVEGYGFESLGSAIESYKDALGGGDSAVGKKADALIAFVQKSIDTLQTLSEAITSRPKIYFAQGFDGLKSQCSDGDNQQELAYRIGGVNALPCSILTNPSHQVSINFEILASINPEVIFVRELPFYKELMSNPPQEWQSLKAFEDKRIYYAPSTPSNWLMRPPSVMQSIGFLWAFSKVQPTLLDDESVKQEAQNFFHTFLRDLSDNDYERIQGLKD; from the coding sequence ATGAAAAACATATTATTAGGATTTGTAGCGTTTTTATTAATCGCTTGTTCGGATAATGCGTCTGAGAAGCAGACAAATATCCCTCATAAAGAGCCGCAACAAACACGCGTTATCAAGGCTTTTGGAATGAATCCACCGCTTACGGTTTTGCTAGAGATTCTCAATCCCGAAGGTATGGTGGGCTTAAACTATAAGCCTTATCCCGAAGATATTGTGTTTATGCCACCAAACATTGCTGATTTACCTGTGCTTGGACATATGGGTGATAGGAGTGCATTATTTGAGGCAATCGCCCAGCTCAAACCTGATGTGGTGTTTTTTAGCGACACGACACCCTTAGAAGTGCTTGAGCCTTACGAAAAAGTCGGTATTAAGGTTGTGCGTGTGGAGGGCTATGGTTTTGAAAGTTTAGGCTCGGCGATAGAATCTTACAAAGACGCGTTAGGCGGGGGAGATTCTGCTGTGGGTAAAAAGGCTGATGCGCTGATTGCGTTTGTGCAAAAGTCTATTGATACATTACAAACACTAAGTGAGGCGATTACATCTCGCCCTAAGATTTATTTTGCGCAAGGTTTTGATGGGCTGAAAAGTCAATGCAGTGATGGCGATAATCAACAAGAATTAGCCTATCGCATCGGTGGTGTGAATGCCTTGCCTTGCTCGATTCTCACAAATCCCTCTCATCAAGTCAGTATTAACTTTGAGATTCTCGCATCGATTAATCCCGAAGTCATTTTTGTGCGTGAATTGCCTTTTTACAAAGAACTAATGTCTAATCCTCCACAAGAGTGGCAATCTTTAAAGGCTTTTGAAGATAAGAGAATCTATTATGCGCCATCAACGCCGTCAAATTGGCTTATGCGTCCGCCAAGTGTGATGCAATCAATCGGATTTTTATGGGCGTTTTCAAAAGTCCAACCCACGCTTTTAGATGATGAATCTGTAAAGCAAGAAGCGCAAAACTTCTTTCATACTTTTTTAAGAGATTTGAGTGATAATGATTATGAGCGCATACAAGGTTTGAAAGATTAG